From Candidatus Krumholzibacteriia bacterium, one genomic window encodes:
- the trkA gene encoding Trk system potassium transporter TrkA produces MQIVIVGAGTVGFELAVQLQSQGHDVSLVEEDGARAASISEKLDVLVVEGNGSSPRALEQAGIRQASMLLAVTSHDEVNILACGLAEQMGVEQRIARIRNHELTSSRSPIKLENLGVTRVINPERVLVRVIDQIARVPDAVEVFAYHDGDIVISRHIIRDNMPVAGKNLIEVLEMAENRQFLAVAIKRDGKTWIPAGDDILQDGDDVTTLFRHDALPEYLRLLDLEDRVPRRAFVAGDSLTAVQLCAALREWIDSVTLLDPDYEHGLLAAEELDLVEVLHGDPSDRDFLREANLSGCDLFVGASERTTQNVMSALLARSEGARQVSAISLEPRSNRLFREIGVDHVISPRRMVSQEIMDLIHRGRFSMELQLRDMDLESLEILAEEGSKITSAPLHKVWNPFKRQAIAGAIIREDKILIPRGDSHVEAGDELIVITQPKTLNQIRRLFKGKK; encoded by the coding sequence ATGCAAATCGTAATTGTGGGCGCAGGAACTGTGGGCTTTGAGTTGGCCGTTCAGCTTCAGAGCCAGGGACATGACGTTTCCCTGGTGGAAGAAGACGGCGCCCGGGCCGCTTCCATCAGCGAGAAGCTGGATGTTCTCGTCGTGGAGGGCAATGGAAGCAGTCCGCGAGCCCTGGAACAGGCGGGGATTCGCCAGGCCAGCATGCTTCTGGCGGTAACCAGCCATGATGAAGTGAACATTCTGGCCTGCGGTCTTGCCGAGCAGATGGGCGTCGAACAGCGGATCGCCCGCATCCGCAACCATGAACTGACCTCCTCCCGCTCCCCCATCAAACTGGAAAACCTCGGCGTAACCCGGGTGATCAACCCGGAGAGGGTGCTGGTTCGCGTGATCGACCAGATCGCCCGGGTTCCCGATGCCGTGGAAGTCTTTGCCTACCATGACGGGGACATCGTCATCAGCCGTCATATCATTCGAGATAACATGCCCGTGGCCGGCAAGAACCTGATCGAGGTTCTCGAAATGGCCGAGAACCGGCAGTTCCTCGCAGTGGCTATCAAGCGGGACGGGAAGACCTGGATCCCGGCGGGAGACGACATCCTGCAGGACGGCGACGATGTCACCACGCTTTTTCGACACGATGCCCTGCCCGAGTACCTTCGCCTCCTGGATCTTGAAGACCGGGTTCCCCGGAGAGCTTTTGTCGCCGGAGACAGCCTGACGGCCGTCCAGCTTTGCGCGGCCCTGAGAGAGTGGATCGACAGCGTCACGCTTCTGGACCCCGACTACGAACATGGCTTGCTGGCCGCCGAGGAGCTGGATCTCGTAGAGGTGCTTCATGGAGATCCCTCGGATCGGGATTTTCTGCGGGAAGCCAACCTCTCGGGTTGTGACCTCTTTGTCGGGGCGAGCGAGAGGACCACGCAGAATGTCATGAGCGCGCTTCTGGCCCGCTCCGAAGGTGCCCGGCAGGTTTCCGCCATTTCCCTGGAGCCTCGCAGCAACCGACTCTTTCGGGAAATCGGGGTGGATCATGTCATCAGCCCCCGGCGTATGGTTTCCCAGGAAATCATGGATCTCATTCACCGGGGACGCTTTTCCATGGAACTGCAGCTTCGGGACATGGATCTCGAAAGCCTGGAAATCCTGGCAGAAGAAGGAAGCAAAATCACCTCGGCTCCCCTGCACAAGGTCTGGAACCCCTTCAAGAGACAGGCCATCGCGGGGGCAATTATCCGGGAGGACAAGATCCTGATTCCCCGGGGCGACTCCCATGTGGAGGCAGGGGACGAACTGATCGTCATCACCCAGCCGAAGACCCTGAACCAGATTCGAAGGCTCTTCAAGGGGAAGAAGTGA
- a CDS encoding TrkH family potassium uptake protein has translation MRYRAVFYSLGRLLQMLSGVLLIPLGISLWDHHASGWFSSSESTSFLFTIGLSLVLGTLLQVGFRSGRHEQGVKEGFAVVGLGWIVLTLLGSLPFLDLFLRSGQAFLPAFTDAYFETMSGFSTTGATILSDVEALPRGLLFWRSLTHWLGGMGIITLVLAIFPAMGVAGYQMFRGEVPGPSADRLRPRLAATAGILWGVYLLLTVLETILLAAGGMSLFDSLCHSFGTMATGGFSTRNASIGAYGSAYIEWVVIVFMFLAGVNFLLHYRMIFRRDWRSLRENREFHFYLGTVVLAVLFVTLLLFLGGLPEAGDTFQHYRPDPGSPAYHSAHVAAEGGKVEAFGDAFRAASFQVLAILTTTGYGTADFDVWPRAIGILFVILMFWGGCAGSTGGGMKMIRVMVTFKAAWREVKKVVRPRLIAPLKVRRSTIEEPMVANIVGFFVLFVGLFVICSFLMSFFIPDLTTAVSSVVATIANIGPGLAGVGSTQTYGWIPVPGKWVLILCMLLGRLEIFTVLVLFRPSFWRS, from the coding sequence GTGAGATACCGGGCTGTCTTCTACTCGCTGGGGCGTCTTCTGCAGATGCTCTCCGGCGTCCTGCTGATTCCACTCGGTATCTCGCTCTGGGATCACCATGCGTCCGGGTGGTTTTCCTCTTCGGAAAGCACTTCCTTCCTTTTTACCATCGGTCTCAGCCTGGTTCTCGGCACCCTCCTGCAAGTCGGCTTCCGTTCCGGCCGTCACGAGCAAGGGGTGAAGGAAGGTTTTGCCGTGGTGGGACTGGGCTGGATCGTGCTGACTCTTCTTGGGAGCCTGCCCTTCCTGGATCTCTTCCTGCGGAGTGGACAGGCCTTCCTTCCCGCTTTCACCGATGCCTATTTCGAAACCATGAGCGGCTTCAGTACGACGGGCGCCACGATCCTCTCTGATGTGGAAGCCCTCCCCCGTGGGCTGCTTTTCTGGCGAAGCCTGACGCACTGGCTCGGCGGCATGGGTATCATCACGCTGGTGCTGGCCATCTTTCCCGCCATGGGGGTGGCGGGCTACCAGATGTTCCGGGGCGAGGTTCCCGGACCCAGTGCCGACCGACTCCGCCCACGACTGGCAGCGACGGCGGGCATTCTCTGGGGCGTCTATCTTCTGCTGACGGTACTGGAGACCATCCTGCTGGCGGCCGGTGGAATGAGCCTCTTCGATTCCCTCTGCCACAGTTTCGGGACCATGGCCACCGGCGGCTTTTCCACTCGCAATGCCTCGATCGGGGCCTATGGCAGTGCCTACATCGAGTGGGTGGTTATCGTCTTCATGTTCCTGGCCGGAGTGAACTTCCTGCTCCACTATCGAATGATTTTCCGTCGCGACTGGCGAAGCCTGCGGGAGAACCGGGAGTTTCACTTCTACCTGGGCACGGTCGTGCTTGCGGTTCTCTTTGTGACCTTGCTTCTCTTCCTTGGCGGTCTGCCGGAAGCCGGCGATACCTTCCAACACTATCGCCCGGATCCGGGAAGCCCCGCATACCACTCCGCCCATGTTGCTGCTGAAGGCGGAAAGGTGGAGGCTTTCGGAGATGCTTTCCGGGCGGCCAGCTTTCAGGTGCTGGCAATTCTCACCACCACCGGCTATGGAACCGCCGATTTCGATGTCTGGCCACGGGCCATCGGCATTCTCTTTGTCATCCTGATGTTCTGGGGAGGATGTGCCGGTTCTACCGGTGGCGGCATGAAGATGATCCGCGTGATGGTCACCTTCAAGGCGGCCTGGCGGGAAGTGAAAAAGGTCGTGCGGCCGCGGCTGATCGCCCCACTCAAGGTGCGTCGCAGTACCATTGAAGAGCCGATGGTCGCTAACATCGTGGGCTTCTTCGTTCTCTTTGTCGGTCTCTTTGTGATCTGCTCCTTCCTGATGAGTTTCTTCATCCCCGACCTCACAACGGCCGTCTCTTCGGTGGTCGCCACGATCGCCAATATCGGCCCCGGTCTTGCCGGAGTCGGCTCGACGCAGACCTATGGCTGGATTCCTGTTCCCGGGAAATGGGTGCTGATTCTCTGCATGCTTCTGGGAAGGCTGGAAATCTTCACGGTTCTCGTTCTTTTCCGGCCCTCCTTCTGGCGGAGCTAG
- a CDS encoding XdhC/CoxI family protein gives MNSRILERLAEELREGRSAILVSVVEWRGSVPRKDKPCMLFMQEGDRMGSVGGGCVDGSAYELARRAWESGVPLRETLRLDAEAGSEAGLLCGGELEFEGERFMPEQLPRVEQWLAEPAEQAAKLLIFGGGHVGKSLAEFAWKIGFEIRVLDDRKEYSNPERFPYAKSCLVGKPEAAEQWPSPGPEDSVVIATRGHRYDEKALDWACRTKAGYIGMLSSGRKRDLIVKSLKEKGAPVESLKGRFHAPVGLMIGAMSSDEIALAIAAQLMEERSRRTGAEKTPG, from the coding sequence ATGAACTCACGTATTCTTGAAAGACTTGCCGAAGAGTTGAGAGAGGGCCGTTCCGCCATTCTGGTTTCCGTTGTCGAATGGCGTGGCTCGGTTCCCCGGAAAGACAAACCTTGCATGCTCTTTATGCAGGAAGGCGATCGCATGGGAAGCGTCGGCGGCGGCTGTGTCGACGGGAGTGCCTATGAACTGGCCCGCCGCGCATGGGAATCAGGGGTTCCTTTACGGGAAACTCTTCGGCTCGACGCAGAAGCCGGCAGTGAGGCAGGCCTGCTATGCGGTGGCGAACTGGAATTTGAAGGCGAGAGATTTATGCCGGAACAGCTCCCTCGAGTAGAGCAGTGGCTTGCAGAGCCGGCAGAACAGGCCGCCAAGCTTCTCATCTTTGGTGGCGGTCATGTAGGCAAGAGTCTTGCCGAGTTTGCCTGGAAAATCGGTTTTGAGATCCGGGTGCTGGATGATCGCAAGGAGTACTCCAATCCCGAGCGCTTCCCCTATGCAAAGTCCTGCCTGGTGGGAAAACCGGAAGCCGCCGAGCAGTGGCCTTCTCCCGGGCCCGAAGATTCCGTGGTCATTGCCACACGCGGCCATCGTTACGACGAGAAGGCTCTGGATTGGGCCTGTCGAACGAAGGCGGGCTACATCGGCATGCTGAGCAGTGGACGCAAACGCGATCTGATTGTGAAGAGTTTGAAGGAAAAAGGCGCCCCGGTGGAAAGCCTGAAAGGTCGCTTTCATGCACCTGTCGGACTCATGATCGGGGCCATGAGCTCCGATGAAATCGCCCTTGCGATTGCAGCCCAGCTCATGGAAGAGCGTTCCCGGCGCACAGGCGCAGAAAAAACCCCCGGCTAG
- a CDS encoding NADP-binding protein: MQFSDYPILVRGAGEHASSVAWHLSRSGFPVAMTERHEPLVVRRLVAFAAAARKGECEVEGVRARLCGERLHPYEHGERGDAPSPKPDASTASMVKEAWGKGEIALVIDDGVELLDHLPFHAILDARMCKESDDTIYGKATLTLALGPGFRAGEDVDLVIETERGHDLGRIIDKGQARHDTGVPGDILGFSKERVHHAPCTGRFWARVIIGDLVHKGDMLGFFEGDCEKPCTVVTKIPGRVRGLIADGEVIPEGTKVADVDPRGEDIDPATLSDKGRTIASGVLTAILSSLP, from the coding sequence GTGCAGTTTAGTGACTATCCGATTCTTGTGCGGGGTGCTGGCGAGCATGCCAGCAGTGTGGCCTGGCATCTTTCCCGCTCCGGTTTTCCCGTGGCGATGACCGAGCGACATGAGCCTTTGGTCGTTCGCCGCCTTGTGGCCTTTGCTGCTGCAGCGAGAAAGGGTGAGTGCGAGGTGGAAGGAGTTCGTGCCCGTCTCTGTGGCGAGCGACTGCATCCCTACGAGCATGGCGAGCGCGGGGATGCGCCCAGCCCGAAGCCAGACGCCTCTACGGCCTCAATGGTGAAAGAGGCCTGGGGCAAGGGAGAGATTGCCCTGGTAATCGACGACGGGGTCGAACTGCTGGACCATCTTCCCTTTCATGCAATCCTGGATGCGAGAATGTGCAAGGAGTCAGACGACACGATTTACGGAAAGGCGACACTGACTCTTGCCCTCGGTCCCGGCTTCCGGGCCGGGGAGGATGTGGATCTCGTGATCGAAACCGAGCGAGGCCACGACCTCGGACGCATCATCGACAAGGGCCAGGCCCGACACGACACAGGAGTCCCCGGAGACATTCTCGGCTTCAGCAAGGAAAGGGTGCACCATGCGCCCTGCACGGGGCGATTCTGGGCACGTGTCATAATCGGCGACCTGGTTCACAAGGGCGACATGCTCGGTTTCTTCGAAGGGGATTGTGAGAAACCCTGTACGGTAGTAACGAAGATCCCGGGCAGGGTTCGTGGACTGATTGCCGACGGCGAAGTGATTCCCGAGGGCACGAAGGTGGCCGATGTGGATCCCCGCGGCGAAGACATTGATCCCGCCACCCTTTCTGACAAGGGCCGGACGATCGCGTCCGGGGTTCTCACTGCCATCCTCTCTTCTCTCCCATGA
- the yqeC gene encoding selenium cofactor biosynthesis protein YqeC translates to MIKLTEFLQDSRRIGILGSGGKSQLMRFLARHYHEQGERVLLTTSTKVYPFSGITTVLSLEELPELLRREGSAFFGQQIREGKIEGGVCDFVELADLAERILLEGDGARRCPLKVHLPHDPVLPEDCDTAIILLGASALGHPPGPDTLHRFEKAPDGFPEDGKVILASDAARLALESYLPKAGPVPAAFLVNQSDIAAEEARSLAAELKRRWPGPVFCGSLKQETMDYHPAETRVSLLLLAAGSSRRYGKNKLAEKSGGKTLLERSAALWKYEKLEERILVQAPGNRMALPGYRTLSCEHPERGMSESLKSGLRILSRASDGLLLALGDMPLLEPDTRKAILGEIARHPHRPLRPVFRGSPGHPVYLPRSSFGKLESLEGDEGARSLMDSLNPFLLEVEDEGVILDVDVPGDRDKLERRFQNEGEDGAV, encoded by the coding sequence ATGATCAAACTCACTGAGTTTCTGCAAGACTCCCGCAGAATCGGCATCCTGGGAAGTGGCGGAAAGAGCCAACTGATGCGCTTTCTGGCGCGTCACTACCACGAGCAGGGTGAGCGAGTTCTTCTGACGACCAGCACCAAAGTCTATCCCTTTTCCGGAATCACAACGGTTCTTTCTCTCGAAGAACTCCCCGAACTTCTCAGGCGCGAAGGGTCTGCCTTTTTCGGACAGCAGATCAGGGAGGGCAAGATTGAGGGTGGAGTTTGTGATTTCGTAGAACTCGCTGACCTTGCCGAGCGGATCCTGCTTGAAGGCGATGGAGCGCGTCGCTGTCCCCTGAAGGTACATCTTCCCCATGACCCCGTTCTGCCCGAAGATTGCGATACCGCCATCATCCTTCTCGGAGCTTCTGCCCTGGGCCATCCTCCGGGCCCCGACACTCTTCACCGTTTTGAAAAGGCCCCCGATGGCTTTCCTGAAGACGGGAAAGTCATCCTGGCTTCGGATGCCGCTCGACTGGCACTCGAGTCCTATCTGCCAAAGGCCGGCCCTGTTCCCGCAGCCTTTCTGGTGAACCAGAGCGACATCGCAGCAGAGGAGGCCCGAAGTCTGGCCGCGGAACTGAAGCGTCGCTGGCCGGGTCCCGTGTTTTGCGGTTCCCTGAAACAGGAGACGATGGATTACCACCCCGCAGAGACCCGCGTCTCCCTTCTTCTTCTCGCCGCAGGAAGTTCTCGCCGCTACGGGAAGAACAAACTCGCGGAAAAGAGCGGCGGCAAGACCCTGTTGGAGCGAAGTGCGGCTCTTTGGAAATACGAAAAACTCGAAGAGCGGATTCTGGTTCAAGCTCCCGGTAATCGCATGGCACTTCCGGGCTATCGAACGCTTAGCTGCGAACATCCGGAGAGAGGAATGAGTGAGTCCCTGAAAAGCGGCCTAAGGATTCTCAGCCGGGCTTCGGACGGACTTCTCCTTGCTCTCGGAGATATGCCACTATTGGAGCCGGATACCCGCAAAGCCATACTTGGGGAAATCGCCCGGCATCCCCATCGCCCCCTGCGTCCCGTTTTTCGTGGCAGCCCCGGCCATCCGGTCTATCTGCCCCGCTCAAGTTTTGGGAAACTGGAGAGCCTGGAGGGTGACGAAGGCGCACGCAGCCTGATGGATTCCCTGAATCCTTTTCTCTTGGAAGTCGAAGACGAGGGAGTCATATTGGATGTCGATGTTCCGGGCGACCGGGACAAACTTGAAAGACGGTTTCAGAATGAGGGGGAAGACGGTGCAGTTTAG
- a CDS encoding DUF4097 family beta strand repeat-containing protein, whose protein sequence is MKKVKLITLLLLLPLAGFAGSLIQKAAEKNVEVEGEELHYRKTVEVETVLPGEFNFDAYTGTLVLKAHDLPSAIFTIEYYEYEEDDVTLRIDEKGGLFLESRGNHSSAFGSLHALLPRSVSMELTIGAGDIEVLGFEGGNSIRLTSGVGDIRIQKVKGYRDLRAEIGMGDTRLGPASDIEYILIQSGMGSIKLKNVQAIDTELQSGMGSIRLIDCKLESVQCETGMGSIRLMNTEYEDGDFDTGMGSVKGL, encoded by the coding sequence GTGAAGAAAGTCAAACTGATAACGCTCCTTCTGCTCCTTCCTCTTGCGGGCTTTGCAGGTTCCCTGATTCAAAAAGCCGCAGAGAAGAATGTGGAGGTGGAAGGAGAGGAGCTTCACTATCGAAAGACCGTCGAAGTGGAAACCGTGCTTCCGGGGGAGTTTAATTTCGATGCCTACACCGGAACCCTGGTTCTCAAGGCCCACGATCTTCCCAGTGCAATCTTCACGATCGAGTACTACGAGTACGAAGAAGACGATGTGACTCTTCGTATCGACGAAAAGGGAGGGCTATTTCTTGAAAGCAGGGGAAACCACTCCAGCGCTTTCGGCTCCCTGCACGCACTGCTCCCCCGCTCTGTCAGCATGGAGCTTACCATCGGGGCCGGCGATATCGAGGTTCTGGGTTTTGAAGGCGGCAATTCCATTCGTCTGACATCCGGAGTCGGCGACATCCGGATCCAAAAGGTCAAGGGCTACCGGGATCTTCGCGCGGAAATCGGAATGGGAGACACTCGCCTGGGTCCCGCGAGCGACATCGAATACATTCTCATCCAAAGCGGCATGGGTTCCATCAAGCTGAAGAATGTTCAGGCCATCGACACCGAGTTGCAAAGCGGCATGGGCTCCATTCGACTGATTGACTGCAAGCTTGAATCAGTCCAGTGCGAGACCGGCATGGGCTCCATCCGGCTCATGAACACGGAATACGAAGACGGGGATTTCGACACCGGCATGGGAAGTGTGAAGGGTCTGTAA
- a CDS encoding xanthine dehydrogenase family protein molybdopterin-binding subunit produces MTEKSRNLGASPIREDAIAKLRGDTRFLGDLRPEGILYACQVNSPLSHARILSMDYRQARELEGVVCVLGAEDVPGENRVGVIIDDQALFAEEKVRFRGECMAIVAAESEEIARKAAGLVRFQLEELPGVFDLDSAMASPEHPVHESGPIACHSRVRKGSVARGFADADEVIEEVFETGLQEHYYLETLACLVYPEEDGLLVTGSLQCPFYVQKAVARSSALPLEKVRVVQTPTGGAFGGKEDVPNELCARTALLAQATGRPVRLLLDREEDILTSSKRHPFRIHARLGATRDGQLTAFEIFQDAESGAYATLSPPVIYRAAMQGAGPYRIPHVHVESRAWYTNQVPNGAFRGFGSPQVCFAHERMMDLMAEKLGMSPVELRRRNLLRKGDETATAHVLSESVGALETLEQAAAALQENDPPSRRWLHGTGFASMIYGNCLGKAGWHMDGAAALLDLQEDGTLNCATGLTEFGQGARMVVLQMAAEALGLPLESFHLAPTDTALVRDSGPTVASRNVVMSGNAILDAAARLKERLRPLAAELLSCDELELRFEDGQVSSASKSISWEELSREGHRRGLELSVEGWWHVPELDFDLGEGKGEAYFAYSFATHCCRVAVDTLSGQVKVLGVWAAHDLGRVINRAGAEAQVEGGVAQGIGFALTEHFHRNEGEILSRNLSSYPLPLAVDIPDIQSLLIEDPHPEGPFGAKSLGEPTIIPTAAAIANAISDAIGEPVNKIPVRAEDLLELLKKAGHEENALS; encoded by the coding sequence ATGACAGAAAAAAGCAGGAATCTCGGTGCGAGCCCGATCCGGGAAGACGCCATCGCAAAATTGCGGGGGGATACCCGTTTTCTCGGCGACCTTCGACCGGAGGGGATTCTCTACGCTTGTCAGGTGAACAGTCCCCTTTCCCATGCCCGGATCCTGTCGATGGACTACCGCCAGGCACGCGAGCTTGAAGGCGTGGTCTGTGTTCTTGGCGCCGAAGATGTGCCCGGAGAGAATCGCGTGGGCGTGATTATTGACGACCAAGCTCTCTTCGCCGAAGAGAAGGTACGATTTCGTGGCGAGTGTATGGCCATTGTCGCTGCGGAAAGTGAAGAGATTGCAAGAAAGGCCGCCGGGCTTGTGCGATTCCAGTTGGAAGAATTGCCCGGAGTCTTTGACCTGGACTCTGCGATGGCTTCGCCGGAGCATCCGGTTCACGAGAGCGGGCCCATTGCCTGCCACTCCCGGGTTCGCAAGGGAAGCGTGGCGCGCGGTTTTGCCGATGCTGACGAAGTGATCGAGGAGGTCTTCGAGACCGGCCTTCAGGAGCACTACTACCTGGAAACTCTGGCCTGTCTTGTATATCCCGAAGAAGACGGCCTTCTGGTTACCGGCTCCCTGCAGTGTCCTTTCTATGTTCAGAAAGCGGTGGCGCGAAGTTCCGCCCTGCCGCTTGAAAAGGTGCGGGTCGTTCAGACTCCTACCGGCGGCGCCTTCGGGGGCAAGGAAGATGTTCCCAATGAACTCTGTGCGCGGACGGCGCTTCTGGCTCAGGCTACCGGGCGACCCGTTCGCCTGCTGCTGGATCGCGAAGAGGACATACTCACTTCCAGCAAGCGCCATCCTTTTCGCATTCATGCGCGACTGGGAGCCACGCGCGATGGCCAATTGACGGCCTTTGAAATCTTCCAGGACGCCGAGTCCGGAGCCTATGCAACGCTTTCCCCGCCGGTCATCTACCGTGCGGCGATGCAGGGCGCAGGGCCCTACCGCATTCCCCATGTGCATGTGGAGTCCCGGGCCTGGTACACCAACCAGGTGCCGAATGGAGCCTTTCGCGGCTTTGGAAGTCCGCAGGTCTGCTTCGCCCACGAGCGCATGATGGATCTTATGGCGGAAAAGCTTGGCATGAGCCCCGTGGAACTTCGCCGCAGGAATCTTCTTCGCAAAGGTGATGAAACCGCTACGGCTCATGTTCTGAGTGAAAGTGTGGGCGCTCTGGAAACTCTGGAGCAGGCCGCGGCGGCGCTGCAGGAAAACGATCCCCCTTCGCGGCGGTGGCTTCACGGCACCGGCTTTGCGTCCATGATCTATGGAAACTGTCTCGGCAAGGCCGGCTGGCACATGGATGGAGCCGCTGCGCTGCTGGACCTTCAGGAAGACGGCACATTGAACTGCGCCACCGGGCTGACCGAGTTCGGGCAGGGTGCAAGGATGGTGGTTCTCCAGATGGCGGCAGAAGCGCTGGGACTGCCCCTTGAGTCATTTCATCTGGCACCCACCGACACGGCACTTGTCCGCGACAGCGGCCCGACCGTGGCCAGCCGCAATGTGGTGATGAGCGGAAACGCGATTCTCGATGCGGCCGCCCGGCTGAAGGAACGCTTGCGCCCGCTTGCCGCAGAACTTCTCTCTTGCGATGAGCTAGAGCTTCGCTTCGAGGATGGTCAAGTTTCCTCTGCTTCGAAATCAATCTCCTGGGAGGAACTGTCCCGGGAAGGTCACCGGCGCGGCCTGGAGCTTTCGGTGGAAGGCTGGTGGCATGTCCCGGAACTGGACTTCGATCTTGGAGAGGGAAAAGGAGAAGCCTACTTCGCCTATTCCTTTGCGACACATTGCTGCCGTGTTGCCGTAGACACCTTGAGCGGGCAGGTGAAGGTACTCGGTGTCTGGGCGGCTCACGATCTCGGGCGGGTGATCAATCGGGCGGGGGCGGAGGCTCAAGTGGAGGGTGGAGTCGCTCAGGGAATTGGCTTTGCACTCACCGAGCACTTCCATCGGAATGAAGGAGAGATTCTCAGTCGCAACCTTTCTTCCTACCCTCTTCCCCTGGCCGTGGACATTCCCGATATTCAAAGCCTGCTCATTGAAGACCCGCACCCTGAAGGTCCCTTCGGGGCGAAGAGCCTGGGCGAACCCACCATTATTCCCACGGCCGCAGCGATTGCCAATGCGATCAGCGACGCAATCGGCGAGCCGGTGAACAAGATTCCCGTTCGGGCCGAAGACCTGCTTGAACTTCTAAAGAAAGCTGGACATGAAGAAAACGCTCTATCTTGA
- a CDS encoding amidohydrolase family protein, producing MKKTLYLDGRCGRGEPLWILTAGSRIESMGHEFPPDADKSVSLEGRPLLPGMINAHTHLYSALAGFLAWPSPRPEDFREILKQVWWKLDRALDEESIRASARMGLFEALRHGTTTIVDHHSSPSHVEGSLDILAEEAERMGLKLVLAFESSDRDGEDVFHASVQENLRAIETYSGHESLRAIFGLHASFTLSDESLRSCAEASDAPFHIHCAESEWDLVDARERGFDSVIDRLDKLGILRPGTLLAHGIHLAEGDAERIREADCRLIHCPQSNEFNGLGRADVSSLSDDGVLLGLGSDGFGSGMLKEASLASAEGARLLGEGNARIASDLFGRNIGRLQAGADADFITLDEEGGVAQCVSSGKLVFDASESNSDALQKLGDWARGEASRLGERIGLEG from the coding sequence ATGAAGAAAACGCTCTATCTTGATGGCAGATGCGGCCGCGGCGAGCCCCTCTGGATTCTGACTGCCGGTTCCCGTATCGAGTCCATGGGTCATGAGTTCCCCCCGGATGCCGATAAGAGCGTGTCGCTGGAAGGTCGGCCCCTGCTTCCCGGAATGATCAATGCGCATACGCATCTCTACAGCGCTCTGGCCGGGTTTCTGGCCTGGCCCAGCCCTCGCCCGGAGGACTTTCGCGAGATTCTCAAACAGGTCTGGTGGAAACTGGATCGCGCGCTGGACGAGGAGTCGATTCGGGCCAGTGCAAGAATGGGCCTCTTTGAAGCCCTGCGTCACGGGACGACCACAATCGTGGATCACCACAGCAGCCCCTCCCATGTCGAGGGAAGTCTGGATATTCTAGCCGAAGAGGCAGAGAGAATGGGACTGAAGCTGGTATTGGCTTTCGAAAGCAGTGACCGCGACGGGGAAGATGTCTTTCACGCTTCTGTTCAGGAAAACCTTCGCGCCATCGAGACTTACTCGGGACATGAATCCCTTCGTGCGATCTTTGGCCTGCATGCTTCCTTCACCCTTTCCGATGAGAGTCTTCGCAGCTGCGCGGAGGCAAGCGATGCGCCTTTTCATATTCACTGCGCCGAATCGGAGTGGGATCTTGTCGATGCAAGGGAACGCGGCTTCGACAGCGTGATCGACCGGCTCGACAAGTTGGGAATCCTGAGACCCGGAACATTGCTGGCTCACGGGATTCATCTGGCCGAAGGAGATGCCGAGAGAATCCGGGAAGCGGACTGCCGTCTGATTCACTGTCCGCAATCCAACGAGTTCAACGGCTTGGGTCGAGCCGATGTTTCTTCACTCTCTGATGACGGGGTTCTCCTGGGCCTGGGAAGCGACGGCTTTGGCTCGGGAATGCTGAAGGAAGCCTCTCTGGCTTCGGCCGAAGGCGCGCGCTTGCTCGGAGAGGGCAATGCCAGAATCGCGTCGGATCTCTTTGGCAGAAACATTGGCAGGCTTCAGGCCGGAGCAGACGCCGACTTCATCACCCTCGATGAAGAGGGCGGCGTCGCTCAATGCGTGTCATCCGGGAAACTGGTATTCGACGCTTCTGAAAGCAACAGTGATGCTCTTCAGAAACTGGGCGACTGGGCGCGTGGAGAAGCGTCCAGGCTGGGCGAGAGGATCGGGCTGGAAGGGTAA
- a CDS encoding DUF4143 domain-containing protein: MDPSEQFIAQHLHILEPANMSSQMTYWLREGRSNNAEVDFLVQVGGDIVPVEVKAGKSGTLKSLHEFVRARDPERAIRFDMNLPSRQAIELAPGNGSSSESVSFELLSLPLYLVEQLGRLLQ; this comes from the coding sequence ATGGACCCCTCTGAGCAGTTCATTGCGCAGCATCTCCACATCCTGGAACCCGCGAACATGTCATCGCAGATGACCTATTGGTTGAGGGAGGGAAGAAGCAATAACGCGGAGGTGGATTTTCTAGTGCAGGTCGGCGGGGACATCGTGCCGGTGGAGGTCAAGGCCGGGAAAAGCGGGACCCTGAAGTCGCTCCACGAATTCGTGAGGGCCAGGGACCCCGAAAGGGCAATTCGTTTTGACATGAATTTGCCTTCCCGACAAGCAATCGAGCTTGCGCCGGGAAATGGATCAAGCTCGGAATCGGTGAGTTTCGAGTTACTGTCTCTTCCGCTTTATCTTGTGGAACAGTTGGGAAGATTGCTCCAGTAA